The nucleotide window AATTTCTGGAGTGGTTGCAGGGTGGTTTCACCCCAAAAATCATTATGCCCCAGATGGTCCACATAAAATTCAGTCACGGGAGCCTGGGCTTTTTGGGCTAACTGGTGCGTCATCGTGAACGGAATCACATCATCCCGCTTCCCGTGTCCAAACAAAATCGGGCATTTGACATGCTGGATTTTCCCGATACTTTCAAACCGGTGCTTGAGCAGCATTGAGACCGGCACGACCGGATAGCTGGCCTTTCCCATCTCCACCATGCTGGTGTAGGCACTAAAAGTAATCAGCCCGGCGAGTGGTTTGCGGGCAGCCAGGTCAACCGCGACTCCAGACCCAAGTGACCGGCCAAGAGCAATAATTTTCGTTTGATCAATATCCGTTCGCGAACGCAGATGGTCATAGACAGCATCCGCCGCAGTATAACAGCCTTGTTCTGAAGGAGTTCCGGAACTCAGGCCGTACCCGAGATAATCCGGAACAATCATATTGACGCCCAACCGGCGGTACTCGCCAAATTCATATAAGGCATCCTGGA belongs to Acidobacteriota bacterium and includes:
- a CDS encoding alpha/beta hydrolase, coding for MLVLLKISLVVVAAGYIGLLVLLYLGQEWLMFPGKTNQGTTYAQVKPGEGEELLSLQTPSRDTVAALFGKALTPDGKIHPDAKQCPTLIYFYGNGMCLQDALYEFGEYRRLGVNMIVPDYLGYGLSSGTPSEQGCYTAADAVYDHLRSRTDIDQTKIIALGRSLGSGVAVDLAARKPLAGLITFSAYTSMVEMGKASYPVVPVSMLLKHRFESIGKIQHVKCPILFGHGKRDDVIPFTMTHQLAQKAQAPVTEFYVDHLGHNDFWGETTLQPLQKFLNQF